A section of the Vespa velutina chromosome 6, iVesVel2.1, whole genome shotgun sequence genome encodes:
- the LOC124950155 gene encoding protein spire isoform X2 has protein sequence MTTMEVNSISGEESSEASDEEAKSEIGMSEKSNKTSLCKLDEKGRLNLQNILSSFNGPVGEEQAWALCYQAAKTLSSLPKNKCYKLSKLSQIFLHKDGNVFIDTKCSVVSEQKAVYYLGTIVFKALDFGSKKGEERTLPPALEKLVTLMTNSDQDSKTETDTERLQETDDEGIERDSGEMDIDEFVMEETDSSYEGNSSTCSLKHVLNLCTIHMETTTEVAEMHYRAVIRAYVAEALELSQFLKKVATNRLHESEKTSLTIDNAKHGSTSLHELDTLGFNDWARFWVQVISELRKGVKLKKVEANLQSRGQGQRRGAEFELTPYEILMDDIRERRYRLKKTPSPTPYSKKDVHAIILEFIRSRPPLKKASERQLPPLRKECTLRELLMESIKKPPKPLRSSRDRWQVPTVEERARSNEQSSDSNNVKENGSPTIPKPARRDSDGLNTRRTRKVIPVDFDLKLDAEDEDDEDYNDELNVARFEEEDEAYNYPFENSDIPNDNKDHDYERDDDDADSANPWKKTGGLRLTRNEYHRFCDTQLESYDLATQCPSRRASARKHAARRNIALTSFTGTTSLPHSRPQSRQHASVTGSTLSQGTSPYISLSPSPNLSPQPRARQPRRSNTVVEGKDNIEDRNVDWQEDNTQKPTLGDMFFDERLSLTLEEIVHIRSVLTKAELESLPVEGQVKEDVEKRRVCFLCLKTRFGLLGPWGQRCRLCERTVCVKCYSKMRIPTEHFAHVPVVLLSPGLLLSPSSSEPDTSGKNSWLRGTGAVGSAPASPASRRKDSALRSITPSSTPATTPLSAVTPTSIPSSNSRRDIDTCATEKRNYKGSGSPATTTATKAFSTFASPSSEQRLAAERLRGVAMVVCHDCRIMVIQIIKSSRTTRATIRNNVISRLTLSLSPAYV, from the exons ATGACAACCATGGAGGTAAATTCAATATCTGGTGAGGAAAGTAGTGAGGCTTCAGATGAAGAAGCAAAATCAGAAATTGGAATGTCtgaaaaatcaaacaaaaCATCTTTATGCAAACTTGATGAAAAAGGCAGATTAAatcttcaaaatatattatcatctttCAATGGTCCTGTCGGCGAAGAACAAGCATGGGCATTATGTTATCAGGCTGCTAAAACCTTATCTTCTCTtccaaaaaataaatgttataagtTGTCAAAATTATcacaaatatttcttcataAAGATGGCAATGTTTTTATAG ATACAAAATGTTCAGTTGTCTCTGAACAAAAA gCAGTTTATTATCTGGGTACTATAGTTTTTAAAGCTCTTGATTTTGGCtctaaaaaaggagaagagagaacttTACCTCCTGCTTTGGAGAAGCTTGTTACACTAATGACAAATTCAGATCAAG ATTCTAAAACTGAGACAGATACTGAACGTTTACAAGAAACGGATGATGAAGGTATTGAGAGAGATTCTGGAGAAATGGATATAGACGAATTCGTTATGGAAGAAACTGATTCCTCTTATGAAGGAAATTCATCTACGTGCTCTTTAAAGCATGTTTTGAAT ttATGTACCATACATATGGAGACTACAACCGAAGTAGCAGAGATGCATTATCGTGCTGTCATACGGGCATATGTAGCAGAAGCATTGGAATTAtctcaatttttaaaaaaagttGCAACAAACAGGCTTCACGAGAGCGAAAAAACATCACTTACTATAGATAATGCAAAACATGGATCAACATCGTTACACGAGTTAGATACATTAGGTTTCAATGACTGG GCAAGATTTTGGGTTCAAGTTATCAGCGAGTTAAGGAAAGgagttaaattgaaaaaagtagaagCCAATTTACAATCACGAGGACAGGGGCAGAGACGAGGTGCGGAGTTCGAATTAACAccttatgaaattttaatggatGATATACGGGAACGAAGGTATCGTCTGAAAAAGACACCATCGCCAACACCCTATTCAAAGAAGGACGTTCACGCTATTATCCTTGAATTTATTCGGAGTCGACCGCCTTTGAAAAAG gcATCCGAGAGACAATTACCTCCCTTACGGAAGGAATGCACTCTTCGAGAATTGCTGAtggaaagtataaaaaaaccCCCGAAGCCTTTACGATCGTCACGAGACAGATGGCAAGTTCCTACGGTTGAAGAAAGGGCACGATCGAATG aACAGTCATCCGACAGTAATAATGTGAAAGAAAATGGGTCACCGACCATACCAAAGCCTGCTCGTAGAGATTCCGACGGTTTAAATACCAGACGGACTAGAAAAGTGATCCCCGTTGATTTCGATTTAAAG TTAGATGCGGAAGATGAAGACGATGAGGATTATAATGATGAACTGAACGTAGCGAGATTCGAGGAAGAAGACGAGGCCTATAATTACCCATTTGAAAATAGTGATATtccaaacgataataaggatcaTGATTACGAgagagacgacgacgatgcgGATTCAGCGAATCCTTGGAAAAAAACTGGTGGTCTTCGACTTACAAGAAACGAGTATCATCGTTTCTGCGATACTCAACTGGAAT CATACGATCTTGCGACTCAATGCCCATCTAGAAGGGCTTCGGCAAGAAAACACGCAGCTAGGCGTAATATAGCTCTTACATCTTTTACTGGAACAACATCTCTTCCTCATTCAAGACCTCAAAGCCGACAACATGCAAGCGTAACAGGATCTACTTTGAGTCAAGGCACTAGTCCATATATTAGTCTCAGTCCAAGTCCAAATCTTAGTCCTCAGCCTAGAGCGAGACAGCCCCGGAGATCGAATACGGTTGTTGAAGGCAAAGATAATATCGAGGATCGGAACGTTGATTGGCAAGAAGATAATACTCag aaacCTACCTTGGGTGATATGTTTTTTGATGAAAGACTTTCATTAACGCTAGAAGAAATCGTACATATTCGTAGCGTATTGACTAAGGCCGAATTAGAATCATTGCCTGTCGAGGGTCAAGTGAAAGAAGACGTAGAGAAAAGACGTGTTTGTTTCTTGTGTCTGAAAACAAGATTTGGTTTATTAGGGCCATGGGGTCAGCGTTGTCGACTTTGCGAAAGAACAGTCTGCGTGAAATGTTATTCTAAA atGCGGATTCCAACCGAACATTTTGCTCATGTACCGGTGGTATTATTGTCTCCTGGTTTATTGTTATCGCCGTCATCTTCTGAACCAGATACGAGTGGAAAAAATTCTTGGTTAAGAGGTACAGGAGCAGTTGGTTCAGCGCCAGCTTCACCAGCTTCTAGACGTAAAGATTCTGCATTACGAAGTATAACACCTTCCTCTACTCCTGCGACTACACCCCTTTCGGCTGTAACGCCAACTTCGATTCCTTCATCTAATTCTCGGCGAGACATTGACACTTGCGCTACGGAAAAAAG aaattataaaggaAGTGGTAGTCCAGCAACTACTACAGCTACAAAAGCATTTTCAACATTTGCTAGTCCAAGTTCCGAACAACGATTGGCGGCAGAACGATTACGAGGTGTTGCTATGGTTGTCTGTCACGACTGTCGCATCATGGtgatacaaattattaaaagttcgAGGACAACTCGAGCTACGATACGCAACAATGTTATCTCTCGTCTTACTTTGAGTCTCTCACCTGCATATGTTTAA
- the LOC124950155 gene encoding protein spire isoform X1 — protein MTTMEVNSISGEESSEASDEEAKSEIGMSEKSNKTSLCKLDEKGRLNLQNILSSFNGPVGEEQAWALCYQAAKTLSSLPKNKCYKLSKLSQIFLHKDGNVFIDTKCSVVSEQKAVYYLGTIVFKALDFGSKKGEERTLPPALEKLVTLMTNSDQDSKTETDTERLQETDDEGIERDSGEMDIDEFVMEETDSSYEGNSSTCSLKHVLNLCTIHMETTTEVAEMHYRAVIRAYVAEALELSQFLKKVATNRLHESEKTSLTIDNAKHGSTSLHELDTLGFNDWTDIRIWRAIQARFWVQVISELRKGVKLKKVEANLQSRGQGQRRGAEFELTPYEILMDDIRERRYRLKKTPSPTPYSKKDVHAIILEFIRSRPPLKKASERQLPPLRKECTLRELLMESIKKPPKPLRSSRDRWQVPTVEERARSNEQSSDSNNVKENGSPTIPKPARRDSDGLNTRRTRKVIPVDFDLKLDAEDEDDEDYNDELNVARFEEEDEAYNYPFENSDIPNDNKDHDYERDDDDADSANPWKKTGGLRLTRNEYHRFCDTQLESYDLATQCPSRRASARKHAARRNIALTSFTGTTSLPHSRPQSRQHASVTGSTLSQGTSPYISLSPSPNLSPQPRARQPRRSNTVVEGKDNIEDRNVDWQEDNTQKPTLGDMFFDERLSLTLEEIVHIRSVLTKAELESLPVEGQVKEDVEKRRVCFLCLKTRFGLLGPWGQRCRLCERTVCVKCYSKMRIPTEHFAHVPVVLLSPGLLLSPSSSEPDTSGKNSWLRGTGAVGSAPASPASRRKDSALRSITPSSTPATTPLSAVTPTSIPSSNSRRDIDTCATEKRNYKGSGSPATTTATKAFSTFASPSSEQRLAAERLRGVAMVVCHDCRIMVIQIIKSSRTTRATIRNNVISRLTLSLSPAYV, from the exons ATGACAACCATGGAGGTAAATTCAATATCTGGTGAGGAAAGTAGTGAGGCTTCAGATGAAGAAGCAAAATCAGAAATTGGAATGTCtgaaaaatcaaacaaaaCATCTTTATGCAAACTTGATGAAAAAGGCAGATTAAatcttcaaaatatattatcatctttCAATGGTCCTGTCGGCGAAGAACAAGCATGGGCATTATGTTATCAGGCTGCTAAAACCTTATCTTCTCTtccaaaaaataaatgttataagtTGTCAAAATTATcacaaatatttcttcataAAGATGGCAATGTTTTTATAG ATACAAAATGTTCAGTTGTCTCTGAACAAAAA gCAGTTTATTATCTGGGTACTATAGTTTTTAAAGCTCTTGATTTTGGCtctaaaaaaggagaagagagaacttTACCTCCTGCTTTGGAGAAGCTTGTTACACTAATGACAAATTCAGATCAAG ATTCTAAAACTGAGACAGATACTGAACGTTTACAAGAAACGGATGATGAAGGTATTGAGAGAGATTCTGGAGAAATGGATATAGACGAATTCGTTATGGAAGAAACTGATTCCTCTTATGAAGGAAATTCATCTACGTGCTCTTTAAAGCATGTTTTGAAT ttATGTACCATACATATGGAGACTACAACCGAAGTAGCAGAGATGCATTATCGTGCTGTCATACGGGCATATGTAGCAGAAGCATTGGAATTAtctcaatttttaaaaaaagttGCAACAAACAGGCTTCACGAGAGCGAAAAAACATCACTTACTATAGATAATGCAAAACATGGATCAACATCGTTACACGAGTTAGATACATTAGGTTTCAATGACTGG ACTGACATTAGGATTTGGAGAGCTATACAA GCAAGATTTTGGGTTCAAGTTATCAGCGAGTTAAGGAAAGgagttaaattgaaaaaagtagaagCCAATTTACAATCACGAGGACAGGGGCAGAGACGAGGTGCGGAGTTCGAATTAACAccttatgaaattttaatggatGATATACGGGAACGAAGGTATCGTCTGAAAAAGACACCATCGCCAACACCCTATTCAAAGAAGGACGTTCACGCTATTATCCTTGAATTTATTCGGAGTCGACCGCCTTTGAAAAAG gcATCCGAGAGACAATTACCTCCCTTACGGAAGGAATGCACTCTTCGAGAATTGCTGAtggaaagtataaaaaaaccCCCGAAGCCTTTACGATCGTCACGAGACAGATGGCAAGTTCCTACGGTTGAAGAAAGGGCACGATCGAATG aACAGTCATCCGACAGTAATAATGTGAAAGAAAATGGGTCACCGACCATACCAAAGCCTGCTCGTAGAGATTCCGACGGTTTAAATACCAGACGGACTAGAAAAGTGATCCCCGTTGATTTCGATTTAAAG TTAGATGCGGAAGATGAAGACGATGAGGATTATAATGATGAACTGAACGTAGCGAGATTCGAGGAAGAAGACGAGGCCTATAATTACCCATTTGAAAATAGTGATATtccaaacgataataaggatcaTGATTACGAgagagacgacgacgatgcgGATTCAGCGAATCCTTGGAAAAAAACTGGTGGTCTTCGACTTACAAGAAACGAGTATCATCGTTTCTGCGATACTCAACTGGAAT CATACGATCTTGCGACTCAATGCCCATCTAGAAGGGCTTCGGCAAGAAAACACGCAGCTAGGCGTAATATAGCTCTTACATCTTTTACTGGAACAACATCTCTTCCTCATTCAAGACCTCAAAGCCGACAACATGCAAGCGTAACAGGATCTACTTTGAGTCAAGGCACTAGTCCATATATTAGTCTCAGTCCAAGTCCAAATCTTAGTCCTCAGCCTAGAGCGAGACAGCCCCGGAGATCGAATACGGTTGTTGAAGGCAAAGATAATATCGAGGATCGGAACGTTGATTGGCAAGAAGATAATACTCag aaacCTACCTTGGGTGATATGTTTTTTGATGAAAGACTTTCATTAACGCTAGAAGAAATCGTACATATTCGTAGCGTATTGACTAAGGCCGAATTAGAATCATTGCCTGTCGAGGGTCAAGTGAAAGAAGACGTAGAGAAAAGACGTGTTTGTTTCTTGTGTCTGAAAACAAGATTTGGTTTATTAGGGCCATGGGGTCAGCGTTGTCGACTTTGCGAAAGAACAGTCTGCGTGAAATGTTATTCTAAA atGCGGATTCCAACCGAACATTTTGCTCATGTACCGGTGGTATTATTGTCTCCTGGTTTATTGTTATCGCCGTCATCTTCTGAACCAGATACGAGTGGAAAAAATTCTTGGTTAAGAGGTACAGGAGCAGTTGGTTCAGCGCCAGCTTCACCAGCTTCTAGACGTAAAGATTCTGCATTACGAAGTATAACACCTTCCTCTACTCCTGCGACTACACCCCTTTCGGCTGTAACGCCAACTTCGATTCCTTCATCTAATTCTCGGCGAGACATTGACACTTGCGCTACGGAAAAAAG aaattataaaggaAGTGGTAGTCCAGCAACTACTACAGCTACAAAAGCATTTTCAACATTTGCTAGTCCAAGTTCCGAACAACGATTGGCGGCAGAACGATTACGAGGTGTTGCTATGGTTGTCTGTCACGACTGTCGCATCATGGtgatacaaattattaaaagttcgAGGACAACTCGAGCTACGATACGCAACAATGTTATCTCTCGTCTTACTTTGAGTCTCTCACCTGCATATGTTTAA
- the LOC124950158 gene encoding uncharacterized protein LOC124950158 has protein sequence MIISDISKRERTRERVMLLAVGGESRRIVLGEVPPIQPEQEQEPAQDVAAQWLQSDDQTTTTTTTNATKTNRSTPGLVPIPQPRQRIGKFENRVPGNRNRKSRRRRITAGNHHIHRISRIVDTFDR, from the exons ATGATAATAAGCGATATAtccaagagagaaaggactagagagagagtgatgtTACTCGCTGTGGGTGGCGAATCACGTAGGATAGTGTTAGGTGAAGTGCCACCGATTCAACCGGAACAGGAACAAGAACCTGCTCAGGATGTTGCGGCTCAATGGTTGCAGTCTGATGATCAAACTACCACCACCACGACGACGAACGCGACAAAAACTAATCGGAGTACTCCTGGTCTTGTTCCGATACCACAACCACGGCAAAGGATTGGAAAATTTGAGAATCGCGTGCCAGGAAATAGGAATCGTAAGTCGCGTAGAAGACGAATTACGGCAGGTAATCATCACATCCATCGCATTAGTAGAATCGTCGAC acgTTTGATCGGTGA